A region of the Lysobacter sp. K5869 genome:
GATGGCCCAGTCGCCGCTCGCCGTCTCCAGGCGCTCGTGGAAACGCGTGCCCCAATCGCCTTCGCGCAGCGCGCCCAGTTGCGCGGCGCGGCCGAACAGCGGCGAGCGCTTGGGCAGGTCGGCGTAGCCGGGCGCGAAGGCGACGCGGATCAGCACCACCGGCGCGTGCGCGGCGCGGGCGCGGCGGGATAGGGCGTTGACGCGTTCGATCAAGCCGCGCTCGCGCACTTGCGCGGCGCTGCGGGCGATCTTGCCGTCGGGGTGGACGATGTCGTTGATCGGGTCGATGACGATGAGCGCGGTGTTCATGCGGACGGTTCCGTAGCCGGGGGACGCGGCGCGCGCGCGCCGCTGCGCAGGGCGGCCACCGCGCCGGCCACGATCAGCGCCGCCCCGAACAAAGCCGAGGGCGCAGCGATGCGGCCGAACAGCAGCCAGTCGAGCAAGGCGCTGACCGGCACCGCGACGTACATCAGCGGCGCCAGAGTCGAGGCGTTGTCCATGCCACGGTAAGCCAGATCGCGCAGCGACTGATTGCCCAGGCTGCAAGCCGCCATGCCGAGCAAGGCCAGGATCAGCACCCACACCGGTTCCGACGCGGCCGTGCCGGCGAGCACCGCGCTCCACGGCGTGTGCATCGCGCCGAACGCGGCCAGCGGCAGGCTCAGCAACGACGCCTGGGTGTAGAGCTTGAACTGATTGCGCAAAGGCGGCTGGCGCTGCGCGCTGCGATAGAACAGCACCTGCGACACCGCCATCGCCAAGCCGCCGGTAAGCGCGATCAGCGCCAGCGGATCGAGCCCGCGCGCGCCCGGCCGCAGCACCGCGAGCACGCCGAGAAAGCCCAGCGCCAAACCGGCCAGCGTCGCCGGCCGCAGGCGTTCGCCGAGCCACAGCCACGCGACCAAGGGAATGAACAAGGGGCCGGTGTTGTAGAGCAGCACCGCTTGCAGCAGATCGCCTTGAGTGGCGGCGAGTACGAAGCAGACCTGGGCGATCACCGCGCACAGCGCGCGCACCCAGCCGGGCCGGTCGGCCAGCGACCATGCGGCGCGCCAGTCGGGGCCGCGCACGAAGGCGGTGAGGATCAGCGCGGG
Encoded here:
- a CDS encoding isochorismatase family cysteine hydrolase, whose translation is MNTALIVIDPINDIVHPDGKIARSAAQVRERGLIERVNALSRRARAAHAPVVLIRVAFAPGYADLPKRSPLFGRAAQLGALREGDWGTRFHERLETASGDWAIVKPRVSAFFGTALEARLRAAGVTRVVLCGVSTETGVQTTARDAHDRDFEVIVAGDACASAEARVHEAALEMLGAVARVMGSEQIAFDEAAQ
- a CDS encoding DMT family transporter; amino-acid sequence: MSTAPLTATAPVASRPLFLRAGLMAAASTSLALLALLSRYTRGLAPELVTWGRFILPALILTAFVRGPDWRAAWSLADRPGWVRALCAVIAQVCFVLAATQGDLLQAVLLYNTGPLFIPLVAWLWLGERLRPATLAGLALGFLGVLAVLRPGARGLDPLALIALTGGLAMAVSQVLFYRSAQRQPPLRNQFKLYTQASLLSLPLAAFGAMHTPWSAVLAGTAASEPVWVLILALLGMAACSLGNQSLRDLAYRGMDNASTLAPLMYVAVPVSALLDWLLFGRIAAPSALFGAALIVAGAVAALRSGARAPRPPATEPSA